A genomic region of Pongo pygmaeus isolate AG05252 chromosome 7, NHGRI_mPonPyg2-v2.0_pri, whole genome shotgun sequence contains the following coding sequences:
- the ARC gene encoding activity-regulated cytoskeleton-associated protein: protein MELDHRTSGGLHAYPGPRGGQVAKPNVILQIGKCRAEMLEHVRRTHRHLLAEVSKQVERELKGLHRSVGKLESNLDGYVPTSDSQRWKKSIKACLCRCQETIANLERWVKREMHVWREVFYRLERWADRLESTGGKYPVGSESARHTVSVGVGGPESYCHEADGYDYTVSPYAITPPPAAGELPGQEPAEAQQYQPWVPGEDGQPSPGVDTQIFEDPREFLSHLEEYLRQVGGSEEYWLSQIQNHMNGPAKKWWEFKQGSVKNWVEFKKEFLQYSEGTLSREAIQRELDLPQKQGEPLDQFLWRKRDLYQTLYVDADEEEIIQYVVGTLQPKLKRFLRHPLPKTLEQLIQRGMEVQDDLEQAAEPAGPHLPAEDEAETLTPAPNSESVTSDRTQPE from the coding sequence ATGGAGCTGGACCACCGGACCAGCGGCGGGCTCCACGCCTACCCCGGGCCGCGGGGCGGGCAGGTGGCCAAGCCCAACGTGATCCTGCAGATCGGGAAGTGCCGGGCCGAGATGCTGGAGCACGTGCGGCGGACGCACCGGCACCTGCTGGCCGAGGTGTCCAAGCAGGTGGAGCGCGAGCTGAAGGGGCTGCACCGGTCGGTGGGGAAGCTGGAGAGCAACCTGGACGGCTACGTGCCCACGAGCGACTCGCAGCGCTGGAAGAAGTCCATCAAGGCCTGCCTGTGCCGCTGCCAGGAGACCATCGCCAACCTGGAGCGCTGGGTCAAGCGCGAGATGCACGTGTGGCGTGAGGTGTTCTACCGCCTGGAGCGCTGGGCCGACCGCCTGGAGTCCACGGGCGGCAAGTACCCGGTGGGCAGCGAGTCGGCCCGCCACACCGTTTCCGTGGGCGTGGGGGGTCCCGAGAGCTACTGCCACGAGGCGGACGGCTACGACTACACCGTCAGCCCCTACGCCATCACCCCGCCCCCAGCCGCTGGCGAGCTGCCCGGGCAGGAGCCCGCTGAGGCCCAGCAGTACCAGCCGTGGGTCCCCGGCGAGGACGGGCAGCCCAGCCCCGGCGTGGACACGCAGATCTTCGAGGATCCTCGGGAGTTCCTGAGCCACCTAGAGGAGTACTTGCGGCAGGTGGGCGGCTCTGAGGAGTACTGGCTGTCCCAGATCCAGAATCACATGAACGGGCCGGCCAAGAAGTGGTGGGAGTTCAAGCAGGGCTCCGTGAAGAACTGGGTGGAGTTCAAGAAGGAGTTCCTGCAGTACAGCGAGGGCACGCTGTCCCGAGAGGCCATCCAGCGCGAGCTGGACCTGCCGCAGAAGCAGGGCGAGCCGCTGGACCAGTTCCTGTGGCGCAAGCGGGACCTGTACCAGACGCTCTACGTGGACGCAGACGAGGAGGAGATCATCCAGTACGTGGTGGGCACCCTGCAGCCCAAGCTCAAGCGTTTCCTGCGCCACCCCCTGCCCAAGACCCTGGAGCAGCTCATCCAGAGGGGCATGGAGGTGCAGGATGACCTGGAGCAGGCGGCCGAGCCGGCCGGCCCCCACCTCCCGGCGGAGGATGAGGCGGAGACCCTCACGCCCGCCCCCAACAGCGAGTCCGTGACCAGTGACCGGACCCAGCCCGAGTAG